Proteins encoded by one window of Crassostrea angulata isolate pt1a10 chromosome 9, ASM2561291v2, whole genome shotgun sequence:
- the LOC128163864 gene encoding uncharacterized protein LOC128163864, with product MSTVKEMLELLEVGTKMGMKDEALQQFVKDEQARMRDEREKHRVERQEERDQEERDRDFKLQMEKERAAREHDEREHARLREHDEREHARLIEEKRHQQKLEELELDHKLQLERSHMKPSVVTKEEKETSQVIKGPKLPPFEDSKDNIDAYIQRFEIYATTQKWNKDTWGTHLSALLKGKALDVFARLSPETALDFNELKNALLKRFDMTEDGFRKKFRFSKPDGSETFMQFSTRLDSYLERWIQLSKTNKTFDDLKDLFLREQFLLCCSKELALFLKERIPTSIQDMARYADQFAEARTVTSSSLTQKPLFDRRQQSDRQPPYKDSVQQNQSGNAVKCYECGRQGHKAFNCNFRKSPNNRPFNSSEKQETTPKHTYPSDFQRGSYNNGNHGYPGRGRGRQGAASVVEKHGNLPCVGDSVAFCETEMPVVKGCVGNKLVTVLRDTGCSGAVIRRELVNDDQLTGTSQRCKLADGRIIDSDVARIDVDTPYFTGSVDAWCFDSPSYDLILGNIRGVRKPHEPNPAWIHSVENIAAVETRAQLKKKQSPYKPLKVPEAIRDVSPEDILQEQRNDETLKKLWSLAESGQLKHFSDGGFSKMCERKQMLFREFCSPKVSSGKLFRQLIVPRKYRTIVMKIAHETLMGGHLGSKKTTDRVVSEFYWPGIQSDIRRFCRSCDVCQRTIPKGKVPAVPLGQMPLITEAFQRVAVDLIGPLQPVTDKGNRYILTLVDYATRYPEAIPLPGIETERVAEALVDIFSRLGVPIEMLTDQGSQFTSDVMKEVSRLLSFKRITTTPYHPMCNGLVEKFNGTLKQMLKRMCAERPRDWDKYINPLLFAYREVPQESLGFSPFDLLYGRTVRGPITILKELWTKEIPDEDVKTTYQYVLDLRTRLEETCDIARQNLEKASKRQRKYYNRKTQGRQMKEGDTVLVLLPTKSNKLLMQWKGPYSVIQKIGHMDYKIDMGGKLKTFHANLLKKYVERDTLNCGVLSTCAISLIDFSDLDDDEQQDSILMPPVTQTETAKDIKFADRLTPDQWETAKSLCDSFSDVFTDIPGMTNLVEHKIVVTSSEPVRVKPYPIPFSTEKTITEEVQKMLQLNVIEPSSSPYSAPVVIARKKDGTNRFCIDYRRLNCATVFDAEPMPSPESIFSKMTGKKFVSKIDLSKGYWQVPMADESKPLTAFSTPSGLYQFRTMPFGLVNAPATFSRMMRKLLQGMNGVENFIDDVIVFTDTFEEHLHIRKTVFERLRDAGLAARPTKCFIGFDKIDCLGHMVGNKCLEPEQDKIDAVRNAPIPQTKKQVRAFLGLAGFYRKFIPNFSAIAIPLSDLTKKGQPNKVIWTESQQRAFDTLKHMLSERPILKLPEFNETFILRTDAADDGIGAVLLQMEDDEKLPVAYASRKLQPREKAYAVIEKECLAVVWGIQKFHQYLYGREFLLETDHQPLTYLNKAKTENSRLMRWALQLQPYRFRIIAIKGSDNVGADYLSRQ from the coding sequence ATGTCTACTGTCAAGGAGATGCTGGAGCTACTTGAAGTGGGGACCAAGATGGGGATGAAGGATGAAGCCCTTCAACAATTCGTGAAGGACGAACAGGCCAGAATGCGGGACGAACGTGAGAAACATAGAGTCGAGAGACAGGAGGAGAGAGACCAGGAGGAGAGAGACCGCGACTTCAAACTACAGATGGAGAAAGAGCGCGCCGCAAGAGAACATGATGAGCGAGAGCACGCCCGATTGAGAGAACATGATGAGCGAGAGCACGCCCGATTGATAGAAGAAAAGAGACATCAGCAAAAACTAGAAGAACTGGAACTTGATCACAAACTGCAACTCGAGAGATCTCACATGAAGCCGAGTGTTGTGACTAAAGAGGAGAAAGAAACTTCTCAAGTGATAAAAGGACCAAAACTTCCTCCGTTTGAGGATTCGAAAGACAACATTGACGCGTACATTCAAAGATTTGAGATATACGCAACAACGCAGAAATGGAATAAAGACACGTGGGGGACTCATCTTAGCGCATTACTCAAAGGAAAGGCACTGGATGTGTTCGCAAGACTCTCACCCGAAACAGCACTTGATTTCAACGAGTTGAAGAACGCCCTGTTGAAACGATTTGACATGACGGAGGACGGTTTCCGCAAGAAGTTCCGATTTTCAAAACCAGACGGAAGTGaaacttttatgcaattttcTACCAGACTGGACAGTTACCTTGAGCGGTGGATTCAGCTGTCTAAGACTAACAAGACATTCGATGATCTGAAGGACTTGTTCTTACGTGAACAGTTTTTATTGTGTTGCTCGAAAGAACTTGCCTTATTCCTAAAGGAGAGGATTCCTACTTCGATCCAAGACATGGCGCGATACGCGGACCAGTTTGCTGAGGCCAGAACAGTGACATCTTCTTCACTTACGCAAAAACCGCTCTTTGACAGACGACAGCAGTCCGATAGACAACCGCCGTACAAAGATTCCGTGCAACAAAACCAATCTGGAAATGCAGTGAAGTGTTATGAGTGCGGACGACAAGGACATAAAGCCTTTAACTGCAACTTCCGCAAAAGTCCGAATAACAGGCCGTTTAATTCGAGCGAGAAACAAGAAACAACACCGAAACATACTTACCCTAGTGATTTTCAACGTGGGTCGTACAATAATGGGAACCATGGATATCCAGGACGCGGTAGAGGTCGCCAAGGAGCCGCGAGTGTCGTCGAGAAACATGGAAACTTACCGTGTGTTGGTGATTCGGTTGCTTTCTGTGAAACGGAAATGCCAGTTGTGAAAGGATGTGTTGGCAATAAACTAGTGACTGTGCTAAGAGACACAGGTTGTAGTGGTGCCGTTATTCGTAGAGAACTGGTAAACGATGATCAACTAACAGGGACATCTCAACGATGCAAGTTAGCAGACGGTCGTATTATTGATTCAGATGTGGCTAGAATTGATGTCGATACTCCTTACTTTACCGGAAGTGTTGATGCTTGGTGCTTTGATTCGCCTTCGTACGATCTTATTCTTGGTAATATTCGTGGAGTAAGGAAACCACATGAACCAAATCCAGCCTGGATTCATTCCGTTGAAAACATAGCAGCTGTTGAAACGCGTGCGCAACTGAAAAAGAAACAGTCTCCATACAAACCATTGAAAGTACCGGAAGCAATACGGGATGTATCGCCGGAGGATATCTTACAAGAACAACGAAACGACGAGACACTGAAAAAGTTATGGAGCTTAGCTGAGAGTGGACAGCTTAAACATTTCAGTGACGGCggattttcaaaaatgtgtgaACGGAAGCAAATGTTGTTCAGAGAATTTTGCAGTCCCAAAGTGTCCAGTGGAAAACTTTTCCGACAGTTAATCGTTCCTCGGAAATACAGAACTATCGTCATGAAGATAGCACATGAAACGCTGATGGGTGGTCATCTGGGATCAAAGAAAACAACCGACAGAGTAGTGTCCGAATTTTACTGGCCAGGAATTCAGTCAGACATTAGACGGTTTTGCAGATCATGTGACGTGTGTCAGCGGACTATTCCAAAAGGAAAAGTACCTGCAGTACCGTTAGGACAAATGCCGCTAATTACAGAAGCGTTTCAACGAGTAGCAGTTGATCTTATAGGCCCTCTGCAACCAGTTACCGACAAAGGGAATCGTTACATTCTTACGCTTGTCGATTACGCAACCCGTTATCCCGAGGCTATTCCACTTCCTGGAATTGAGACAGAGCGAGTAGCGGAGGCACTGGTAGACATCTTTAGTAGATTAGGAGTTCCGATCGAGATGCTAACAGATCAAGGATCGCAATTCACATCGGACGTAATGAAAGAAGTGAGCCGTCTGTTGTCATTTAAACGGATTACTACTACTCCGTATCACCCCATGTGTAATGGACTCGTCGAGAAGTTCAATGGTACGTTGAAACAGATGCTAAAGAGGATGTGTGCTGAGCGACCAAGAGACTGGGATAAGTACATCAACCCATTACTCTTTGCATACCGTGAAGTACCACAGGAGAGCCTTGGTTTTTCGCCGTTTGATCTTCTCTATGGACGTACTGTTCGTGGTCCGATAACAATTCTTAAAGAACTTTGGACAAAGGAAATTCCTGACGAGGACGTTAAGACAACGTATCAATACGTACTTGACTTACGCACACGATTGGAAGAAACATGTGACATAGCTCGCCAAAACTTGGAGAAAGCTTCAAAACGTCAGCGCAAGTACTACAACAGGAAAACGCAAGGTCGTCAGATGAAAGAGGGAGACACAGTACTGGTTCTTCTACCGACAAAGTCAAACAAACTCCTCATGCAATGGAAGGGACCTTATAGTGTAATACAGAAGATAGGACATATGGACTACAAGATCGATATGGGAGGCAAGCTGAAAACTTTCCACGCAAATCTTCTTAAGAAGTATGTTGAACGAGATACATTGAACTGTGGTGTTTTGTCAACATGTGCAATTTCACTCATAGACTTTAGTGACCTAGATGATGATGAACAACAGGACTCTATTCTTATGCCACCTGTTACTCAAACCGAAACAGCAAAGGACATAAAGTTTGCAGACAGACTAACACCAGATCAGTGGGAAACTGCTAAATCACTGTGTGATTCGTTCTCAGATGTATTTACGGATATACCTGGAATGACGAACTTAGTGGAGCATAAGATTGTTGTGACATCGTCTGAACCTGTGCGTGTGAAACCATATCCAATTCCGTTCAGTACAGAGAAAACAATTACAGAAGAAGTTCAGAAAATGCTACAGTTGAATGTGATTGAGCCATCATCTTCCCCTTATTCAGCTCCAGTTGTCATAGCTCGGAAGAAAGATGGAACGAATCGATTTTGCATTGATTATAGACGACTGAACTGTGCTACGGTATTTGATGCAGAACCAATGCCCAGTCCAGAAAGCATATTTTCCAAAATGACCGGAAAGAAGTTTGTGTCAAAGATAGACTTAAGCAAAGGATACTGGCAAGTACCGATGGCTGACGAGAGTAAGCCGCTTACAGCCTTTTCCACACCATCCGGATTGTACCAATTCAGGACAATGCCGTTTGGTCTTGTAAACGCGCCGGCAACATTTAGTCGTATGATGAGAAAACTACTTCAAGGTATGAACGGCGTAGAAAACTTTATCGATGATGTCATTGTTTTTACAGATACCTTTGAAGAACATCTACACATACGGAAGACTGTGTTCGAACGACTCAGAGATGCGGGACTTGCGGCCAGACCGACAAAATGTTTCATCGGATTTGACAAGATTGACTGTTTGGGACATATGGTGGGCAACAAGTGTCTAGAACCAGAACAGGACAAGATTGATGCAGTCAGAAATGCGCCAATACCACAAACCAAGAAACAGGTTCGTGCCTTCCTAGGCTTAGCAGGATTCTACAGAAAGTTTATTCCGAATTTCTCTGCGATAGCCATTCCACTTTCTGATCTTACGAAGAAGGGCCAACCAAATAAAGTTATTTGGACTGAAAGTCAGCAACGAGCTTTTGATACATTGAAACACATGTTATCAGAAAGGCCAATATTGAAGTTGCCAGAATTTAATGAAACCTTCATTTTACGCACGGACGCTGCAGATGATGGGATAGGTGCTGTGCTGTTACAGATGGAGGATGACGAGAAACTACCCGTAGCGTACGCCAGTAGGAAACTTCAACCAAGAGAAAAGGCATACGCTGTTATCGAGAAGGAGTGTTTGGCGGTAGTGTGGGGAATACAGAAGTTCCACCAGTACCTTTATGGACGCGAGTTTCTACTTGAAACTGATCACCAACCCCTGACCTACCTTAACAAAGCAAAGACAGAGAACTCCAGACTGATGCGTTGGGCTTTGCAGCTTCAGCCATACCGCTTTAGGATCATTGCGATCAAAGGAAGCGACAATGTGGGTGCGGATTACCTGAGTCGTCAGTGA